GTTCGGGTAAAGAGGCGTTAGGTTGTCGAACAGAATCTTTTCACGGGCAACGTCGGGCGAATCGAAGTTGACCTGATCGACCTTGAGGAGAGCGAAGTAACGCTCGGATTCCTTCGGCGGACGGATCGGACCGACCACCGTGTCGCCCGTACGCAAACCGAATCGCCGAATTTGCGAGGGAGAAACATAAATGTCGTCGGGGCCGGGAAGATAATTGTAGTCGGGAGCGCGAAGGAAGCCGAATCCATCGGGAAGGATCTCCAGGACGCCGTCGCCGACAATGGCTCCATTCTTTTCCGACGCGGCTTGCAGGACGGCAAAAATCAGCTCCTGCTTCCGCATTCCGGCGGAATTTTCGATATTGAAGTCCTTGGCCATACTGGCCAAGTCATTGATTTTCTTCTCTTTTAGTTCTTTTAGATTCATGACTACCTACTCTCGTTGGTTCAAGCACCGGAAGCCGTTGGGGGTCTGTTCTAGGACAGACGGCAGCATGCTGCTTCAGGATACCTGGGGACCGAAATGTGGTGGCTAAATACTAGGCTTTGTTGTGATTATTGATTACGCCCAACCACCTTGTCAAGCGACGTTCTTATAGACGGACCTTTTCGATTGTCAAGGCCCGCCAAGGCGTGTTTAATTCGAACTACCTGATTTCGGGCAGTTGCAGGCCGAAACGTGGCACGTGCAACTGCTGGTGATTTGTCTCCATGGTGAAGCGTTTTCGCGCAATCGTTTCTGGGAGGGTTCAGGGAGTTTTTTATCGGGCTACGGCCCGTGACCAAGCCATGGATTTAGGACTAAAAGGATTTGTACGTAACCTCCCGGATGGATGCGTGGAGCTGGAAGCCGAAGGAGAAGAAGAGGCTTTAGAGTCCCTTCTCCGTTGGTCCCAGCATGGGCCGCCCAGTGCTCGGGTGGAAAAAGTTACAGTGGAATGGCTTTCGCCAAGTCGAACCGGCGGAGGTTTCCAAGTCACGGACTGATTTTTGCCCCTGCACCGAACACCTCTTTAGAGAGGCGGTGCCGGCATGGCTTCAAGACTCGTAATCAACTCGACCCCGCAAGAAACGCGCGTGGCGGTGATGGAAGAGGATCACCTAGCGGAACTCTACACCGAACGCCCCAAAGAACGGGGAATCGTCGGCAACATTTATAAGGGGAAGGTGGTCCGGGTTCTTCCCGGGATGCAAGCGTCGTTCGTCGACATCGGCCTCGAGCGAGCGGCGTTTCTATATGTCACCGACTTCTTCGACGAATATCGGGACGCCTTCAGCAAGAAAGAAATCGAAGAGGAAAAACGCCGGCGCGGGCGGGGGCCAAGACCCCAGATTCAGGACCTGTTGAAAGAGGGTCAGGACGTCCTCGTCCAGGTGGCCAAGGATCCGATGGGAACCAAAGGCGCAAGACTGACGTCTCATATCTCACTCGCCGGCCGCCATTTGGTCTACATGCCGACGGTCAACCACGTCGGCGTTTCACGAAAGATCGAAACCGACGCCGAACGGCGCCGCCTGCGCGAGATTGTCGACGCCACGCAAACCACGGACGGCGGATTCATCATCCGGACCGCTTCGGCCGGACAGCCCGACGACAAAATCGAGGCGGACGTCAAATACCTCGAACGTCTCTGGAAAAAGGTTCTCGGCCGCAGGCAGGGGATGAAAGCTCCGGCGATCATCCATCAGGATCTCGACCTGATACAACGGGTCGCCCGCGATTTCTTCACCGAGGACGTCGAAAAACTGATCGTGGACGATAAGGGCGCCTATCGCGAGATCATGCAGTTCCTGGGTCAGTTTCTGAGCCGTGAGAAACGAAACGTCGAGCTTTACCATGAACGGGAGCCGATTTTCGATCATTTCGGGATCGAGCCGCAGATCGACCGGGCGTTGGGACGAAAGGTTTGGCTCAAATCGGGGGGGTCGCTCATCATCGACCAAACCGAAGCGCTGACGTCGATCGACGTCAACACCGGCCGCTTCGTAGGAACGAAAAACCTCGAAGAAACGATCCTAAAGACCAACCTGGAAGCTCTCAAAGAAATCGTCGCGCAGCTGCGTTTGAGAAACATCGGCGGTCTCATCATTCTCGATTTCATCGACATGGAAAAACGCAACAACCGGGAGCGGGTCTACCGGGCACTGGAGGACGCGCTCGCCGACGACAAGGCGAAAACCAACGTTCTCCAAATCTCCGAACTCGGAATCGTGGAGATGACGCGAAAGCGGACGCGGGAGAGCCTAAACCGCGGCCTCTGCGAACCTTGCGCGCATTGCGACGGGAAAGGCTTTCACCGATCCCGGCGGACCGTGGCCTATACGATCCTTCGGAAACTGAGAGAGGAAGTTCAGAACAAAAAATCGTACAAGAATATCGAAATCGTCTGTCACTCGAACGTCGCGGGCATTCTGAAGAACGAGGAAATGGAAACGCTTCAAGAACTGGAAAACCGGTCCGGTCGCCGGATCGTCGTGCGTGATCAGGCGAACTACAGCGAAGAGCGATTTGAAATCAAACGCACGGGCCACGCCCTGGCCATGGAAATGCCGGAACAAAAAGAAGCGACGACCGACACGACGATCGCCAGCGGCGGATCAGAGTAAACAACCGGCTACGGACAGACTTGGGCTTGAGCCTGTACCGTCGGGCATTGACTGAACGGCGTCGTTCCGGCGCAGAGCGGGCCGATGGTGGATGTGCCGATCGCCCCGAAGCATATCGTCGTGAGATTGATCCCCGCATCCAGCGAAAGATTGATCGGGCAATCCCCCGTTCCGCCGAAGGGGATTGAGCCGTCCAAATTCGGGGCCAGCATTTCGACGCGATAATAGGTGTTGTTCAACAATTGCGACGAATCGATGGAATACTCGGACTTGGTCGCCGATACCCCGCCGAGCGAATCATCGGGCTGCGTAAACGTCTGCTTTCCCGAGGTCGTGTCCGTTTGATTGATGTCGATCGGCGGACAGATCAACGGCGTAAAGCGGAAATAGATGCCGCGGGAGATCCCGAGCTGCCGATTGGCTTCGATGGATTCCAGGAGATCGTCACTCGTCCCGGTGTTGGCCGCGATGTCGACGTCGATGCGAATGGTGGGCGAACTTCCACAGGACAAACAACTCGGCAGGAGCAATCCAATCCACAGAAGGTTCTTCATGACGGCGGCGAGGGCGCTAAAACGATGACGGCGATCGAGGTTAACGTTTTGTCGTTCGTGAATTGGGAAGAACCGCTGTAAAGCACTTGTCCGGCGGAATTTCGAAAACGCGCTTCAATTTGATAGAGAAAATTCAGCGGCAGATTTCCGACGTTCACGACTGCGGCCGATCCGGCGGGTATACCGCAGTTCGCCTGAAACGAGCCGTCACACGTGCTCGGAAACGCGAATCGGTCGGGAGATCCGTCCTTGTTCAGGTCCAAAATAAATCCTCCGGACGGTACATTCGTCACCTCAAAGACGACGTCGCTTACGGCGGGATCTGAAAATGCGGATGCCCCGGTAATGTTGATCGGGACCTGCGCTCCGTCCTTTTCGCCGCAAGCGGTGAGAATAAGGGCCGTCGTCAGGAAAATCTGAAACACACGCATTCGATCAACACCTCGGCACGGCTAGAATCGTCGTGCTGCATGTCGCATCTCCGGCGGTCATGGAAATATCCGAACTGCCTCCCGCCGTATTGGCAATGGCCGTCGCCTGACCTGAAGCTACGTTGGATAGATCGTCCTTGACCGCGCACGCGGTGATATCGATGGGAGCGTCTAACGGGAACGTATCGAACGGGAGTTCCAGCTCAAAACTGGATTGAGTCGCCGGGAGGGAGCTGCCGCACGCGGCCGGCGTCTGAATGCAGGTCGCACCGCCCGCCGTCGTCGAGAGGCAGTTCGGAAATAGAAGGCCCGTTCCGCTTCCGCCCGTCGGCTTGACGACAAACAAGAAAAACCGGATCGCCGTTTGGTCCACGCTCTGGTCCAGAGTGAGATTGATGTCGATCTTTCCGGCTTCGCTTCCACAGCTTAGAACCCCGATAGTCAAAGAGAAAAGGAGAGGGATAACGATCCGGCGGGGCATACTTGATCATTTTATCTGATTGCCTTGCCACCCCTCAAGCTCGCCTTTAGTCTCCATGCATGCCGTCCGCAGGGCGCCTTTATGTCGTCGCAACACCGATCGGGAATCTAGGAGACATCACCGGCCGCGCACAACGGACCCTGGCCGAAGTGGAGGTGGTCGCCGCCGAAGATACACGTCGGACCCGGCAACTTTTGAGCCACTTGGGGCTCTCCAAAAAGCTTCTTCGATGCGACGAAGCCAAAGAAGCAGAGGCCGCCGAAACCATCCTCCCGATCTTAGCCGAGGGAAGGTCCGTTGCACTCGCAACGGACGCCGGCACCCCCTCCCTTTCCGACCCGGGCCACCGCCTGGTGGATCGGGTACTTCGCGCAGGCTATACAGTAGTTCCAATCCCGGGCCCTTCGGCCGTCACGACGCTGCTTTCCGTGTGCGGATTTTCGATTCGGGACTTTCATTTTTACGGCTTCCTGCCCAAGAAGAGCGGTCAACGGCGGAAACTCCTGGAATACATCACAACTGCAGCCGGCGCCTCCGTATTTTTCGAGGCACCGCACCGGATTTCCCGAGTCCTCGCTGAATTGGCCGAACTCTCCGGTTCCCGCATGGCTTGTGTGGGAAGAGAGCTGACGAAAATCCATGAAGAGATCCTTCGCGGTTCGCTCACCGACGTCGCGGCTGCGTTTTCGAGCCGGAGTCCTCGCGGGGAATTCACGGTGGTGATCGCTCCATCGACGAAAGAAGAAATTCGGTCCCGAAGGCGGGAACAACGGTCTACAATGGCGGAATAATGAATCATTCATTCGCCCAGATCTTGGTATACACGTTTTTCATTGCCATCGGACTCTTCAATCTCGCGAAAGGTTTGGCCAGCCTTCGCAGTCGAACGGAAAGCAAGATTTTTGCCCGGCTTCGCCTGGTTTTGGGCAGTCTGCTGCTGATTGTCCCCCCTCTTCTTTTCTTTTTCCTCGGAGTCGGCCGCTCGCCATGATTCCGGCGATCGGGTTGGGATGGCCGGTGGGCTGTCTCATCGCGTTTGCGGTGATTTACCAGCCTTATGTGATGAAACATCTGCCGAACGAGGGATGGGCCGCCATTGCACTCTCTCCGCAGATGTTTTTTTTAATAACGTCCATTTGGATGGCGAAGATTCGAAATTTACGAAAGCGGCATTTTGGTTTCGATCGCCCTCGGATCTTAAAGGATGCCTTGCTCGGCCTTGGAATCGGCCTGATCCCGGCCTTCCTCACCGTAGCCGGCGCGATGGTTCTGACCGGCCTGGATCATTTCTTTTCATTCCTGCCTCGGCCGATGTTCGGAGGCCTGCCGGTCCCCATCCGATTCCACGCGTCCACATTGTTCGTTCTCTTGGTTCTCGCCCCGATCAGCGAGGAGATTTTTTTTCGAGGGATTTTGGTCCGGGCGCTTCGGGAATCTTATTCTCCGCTCACGACCGTTTTGTTCTCTTCCGTCATCTTTATGGGAGGACACGGCGGCTTTAAGATCGGACCGCTGCTTCTGGGTTTAATCACCGCTCCGATTACCTTGATGACCGGATCGATCGTGCCCGGGATCGTCTTTCACGCGATTTCCAACGGCTACGGACCGCTTCTCGTGACGTGGTTTCCGAATCTCTACCGGTATTTGGACTTCTTCTTCCAATAGGGATTTCGTTCGGACCTTTTTCCGATTAACCTATATCCATGGCCCTCGCTCGAGACCCGGTCAAAGAGGCCGGACTTGTCCTGACCGCTCTGGACAAGGCGGTCCGACAGTTCGTTCTCTACGGCAGGGAGCATCCCCAATATGTTTCCGCTCTTCGCGACGCCGAAACGCGCCTGGCGGAATTCCTGCAACTGGAGGGTCCGCTCTCGCTGGCCGTTAAGAGAACGGATCTGGAATGGAAGGAAAGCCCGGTCTTTTCCATTCAAAAACGGGAGAACAATTACATCCA
The genomic region above belongs to Bdellovibrionota bacterium and contains:
- the rsmI gene encoding 16S rRNA (cytidine(1402)-2'-O)-methyltransferase encodes the protein MPSAGRLYVVATPIGNLGDITGRAQRTLAEVEVVAAEDTRRTRQLLSHLGLSKKLLRCDEAKEAEAAETILPILAEGRSVALATDAGTPSLSDPGHRLVDRVLRAGYTVVPIPGPSAVTTLLSVCGFSIRDFHFYGFLPKKSGQRRKLLEYITTAAGASVFFEAPHRISRVLAELAELSGSRMACVGRELTKIHEEILRGSLTDVAAAFSSRSPRGEFTVVIAPSTKEEIRSRRREQRSTMAE
- the rho gene encoding transcription termination factor Rho, which codes for MNLKELKEKKINDLASMAKDFNIENSAGMRKQELIFAVLQAASEKNGAIVGDGVLEILPDGFGFLRAPDYNYLPGPDDIYVSPSQIRRFGLRTGDTVVGPIRPPKESERYFALLKVDQVNFDSPDVAREKILFDNLTPLYPNERLKLEFNNKEYSTRIMDLLCPIGKGQRGLIVSPPRAGKTILLQNIAKAIMANHPEVVLIVLLIDERPEE
- a CDS encoding type II CAAX endopeptidase family protein; translated protein: MIPAIGLGWPVGCLIAFAVIYQPYVMKHLPNEGWAAIALSPQMFFLITSIWMAKIRNLRKRHFGFDRPRILKDALLGLGIGLIPAFLTVAGAMVLTGLDHFFSFLPRPMFGGLPVPIRFHASTLFVLLVLAPISEEIFFRGILVRALRESYSPLTTVLFSSVIFMGGHGGFKIGPLLLGLITAPITLMTGSIVPGIVFHAISNGYGPLLVTWFPNLYRYLDFFFQ
- a CDS encoding Rne/Rng family ribonuclease; amino-acid sequence: MASRLVINSTPQETRVAVMEEDHLAELYTERPKERGIVGNIYKGKVVRVLPGMQASFVDIGLERAAFLYVTDFFDEYRDAFSKKEIEEEKRRRGRGPRPQIQDLLKEGQDVLVQVAKDPMGTKGARLTSHISLAGRHLVYMPTVNHVGVSRKIETDAERRRLREIVDATQTTDGGFIIRTASAGQPDDKIEADVKYLERLWKKVLGRRQGMKAPAIIHQDLDLIQRVARDFFTEDVEKLIVDDKGAYREIMQFLGQFLSREKRNVELYHEREPIFDHFGIEPQIDRALGRKVWLKSGGSLIIDQTEALTSIDVNTGRFVGTKNLEETILKTNLEALKEIVAQLRLRNIGGLIILDFIDMEKRNNRERVYRALEDALADDKAKTNVLQISELGIVEMTRKRTRESLNRGLCEPCAHCDGKGFHRSRRTVAYTILRKLREEVQNKKSYKNIEIVCHSNVAGILKNEEMETLQELENRSGRRIVVRDQANYSEERFEIKRTGHALAMEMPEQKEATTDTTIASGGSE
- a CDS encoding acylphosphatase, yielding MVKRFRAIVSGRVQGVFYRATARDQAMDLGLKGFVRNLPDGCVELEAEGEEEALESLLRWSQHGPPSARVEKVTVEWLSPSRTGGGFQVTD